The proteins below are encoded in one region of Chaetodon trifascialis isolate fChaTrf1 chromosome 11, fChaTrf1.hap1, whole genome shotgun sequence:
- the stard3nl gene encoding STARD3 N-terminal-like protein: MDSRCSSSADSRLTGRGAGSTNTTPICARVESYEAGEKKCISDVRRTFCLFVTFDLLFITLLWIIELNVNGGIQKQLDKEVLHYDYRASFFDIFLLAVFRFATLILAYAVCKLRHWWAIAITTAVSCAFLIVKVILSKLLSQGAFGYLLPIISFVLAWIETWLLDFKVLPQEAEDENRYLSIVDAAERAPLMCPGPMSDGQFYSPPESVADSDEDLDDKHDPEKGLIQQVT; the protein is encoded by the exons ATGGACAGCCGATGCAGCAGCAGCGCCGATTCACGGCTGACCGGCAGGGGGGCGGGGTCTACCAACACCACGCCCATTTGCGCAAGGGTGGAGTCGTACGAAGCCGGTGAGAAGAAGTGCATCTCGGACGTGAGGAGGACCTTCTGCCTGTTtgtcacctttgacctcttgtTCATCACCTTGCTCTGGATCATAGAGCTCAAT GTGAACGGTGGCATCCAGAAGCAGCTGGACAAAGAAGTTCTACATTACGACTACCGCGCCTCCTTCTTCGACATCTTC ctCTTGGCTGTTTTCAGGTTCGCCACGCTCATCCTGGCCTACGCTGTCTGCAAGCTTCGTCACTGGTGGGCCATCGCG ATCACCACTGCAGTCAGCTGTGCTTTCCTGATCGTTAAAGTCATTTTATCAAAG ctgctgtCTCAGGGGGCCTTTGGGTACCTGCTGCCCATCATCTCCTTCGTGTTGGCCTGGATAGAAACATGGCTGCTCGACTTCAAGGTTCTGCCTCAGGAGGCCGAAGACGAAAACA GATACCTGTCCATCGTGGACGCCGCCGAGCGAGCTCCTCTCATGTGTCCGGGTCCTATGTCTGACGGACAGTTCTACTCTCCACCAGAGTCTGTGGCAG ACTCCGACGAGGACCTGGACGATAAACACGATCCAGAAAAGGGGCTCATCCAGCAGGTGACCTAA
- the LOC139338543 gene encoding tripartite motif-containing protein 16-like, with protein sequence MAQKGVQLDRETFSCSICLVLLKDPVTIPCGHSYCMKCIKSFWDEEDERKIHSCPQCRQTFTPRPVLVKNTMLAALVEELKKTGLQAAPADHCYAGPEDVACDVCTGRKLKALKSCLVCLISYCQKHLQPHYESSAFEKHKLVEPSKKLQENICSRHNEVMKMFCRTDQQCICYLCSVDEHKGHDTVSAAAERTERQRELEVSRQDIQQRIQDRQKDVKVLQQEVEAINRSADKAVEDSQKIFSQLIRLMEERSSEVKRQVRSQQEAEVSRVKELQEKLEQEITELKRKDAELKQLSHTEDHNQFLRNYPSLSPLSGPTDSSSIHIRPLRYFEDVTAAVSAVRDKLQDVLRDKWTNVSETVTEVDVLLSPREPKTRAEFLKYSREITLDPNTAHTELLLSEGNRKATVMRERQSYSDHPDRFTGLWQVLSRESLTGRCYWEVEWRGDGVCLAVAYKNISRAGSSKESVFGSNDKSWALDCNNNNSFNFRYNKLETPVSGPRSSRVGVYLDHSAGILSFYSVSETMTLLHRVQTTFTQPLYAGLWFWCYGVFAEFCKLQQSEVV encoded by the coding sequence ATGGCGCAGAAAGGAGTTCAGCTGGACCGGGAAACCTTCTCTTGTTCCATCTGTCTGGTTCTACTGAAGGATCCGGTGACTATTCCCTGTGGACACAGCTACTGCATGAAGTGTATTAAAAGCTTCTGGGATGAAGAGGACGAGAGGAAAATCCACAGCTGCCCTCAGTGTAGGCAGACCTTCACACCGAGGCCTGTCCTGGTGAAGAACACCATGTTAGCAGCTTtagtggaggagctgaagaagactggACTccaagctgctcctgctgatcaCTGCTATGCTGGACCTGAAGATGTGGCCTGTGATGTCTGCACTGGGAGGAAACTGAAAGCCCTCAAGTCCTGTCTGGTCTGTCTGATCTCTTACTGTCAGAAACACCTTCAGCCTCATTATGAGTCGTCTGcctttgaaaaacacaagctgGTGGAGCCCTCCAAGAAGCTCCAGGAGAACATCTGCTCTCGTCACAATGAGGTGATGAAGATGTTCTGCCGCACTGATCAGCAGTGTATCTGttatctctgctctgtggatgaACATAAAGGCCACGACAcagtctcagctgcagcagaaaggactgagaggcagagagagctggaggtgagTCGACAAGACATCCAGCAGAGaatccaggacagacagaaagacgtgAAGGTGcttcagcaggaggtggaggctaTCAATCGCTCTGCTGATAAAGCAGTGGAGGACAGCCAGAAGATCTTCAGCCAGCTGATCCGTCTCATGGAGGAAAGAAGCTCTGAAGTGAAGCGGCAGGTCAGATcccagcaggaagctgaagtgaGTCGAGTCAAAGAgcttcaggagaagctggagcaggagatcactgagctgaagaggaaagatgctgagctgaagcagctctcacacacagaggatcacAACCAGTTTCTACGCAACTACCCCTCACTGTCACCACTCAGTGGACCTACAGACTCGTCCAGCATCCATATCCGTCCTCTGAGGTACTTTGAGGAcgtgacagctgctgtgtcagcagtcagagacaaactacagGATGTTCTGAGGGACAAATGGACAAATGTCTCAGAGACAGTGACTGAAGTGGATGTTTTACTGTCACCACGAGAGCCCAAGACCAGAGCTGAATTCTTAAAATATTCACGTGAAATCACACTGgatccaaacacagcacacacagagctgttatTATCTGAGGGGAACAGAAAAGCAACAGTAATGAGGGAACGACAGTCTTATTCTGATCATCCAGACAGATTCACTGGTCTGTGGCAGGTCCTGAGCAGAGAGAGTCTGACTGGACGTTGTTACTGGGAGGTGGAGTGGAGAGGGGACGGAGTTTGTCTTGCAGTCGCATACAAGAATATCAGCAGAGCAGGGAGCTCGAAGGAATCTGTATTTGGATCCAATGACAAATCTTGGGCGTTAGATtgtaataacaacaacagttttaacTTTAGATACAACAAATTGGAAACTCCCGTCTCAGGTCCTCGGTCCTCCAGAGTTGGAGTGTACCTGGATCACAGTGCAGGTATTCTGTCCTTCTACAGCGTCTCTGAAACCATGactctcctccacagagtccagaccaCGTTCACTCAGCCTCTCTATGCTGGACTTTGGTTTTGGTGTTATGGAGTCTTTGCTGAGTTCTGTAAACTCCAACAGTCAGAAGTCGTTTAA